The Camelina sativa cultivar DH55 chromosome 16, Cs, whole genome shotgun sequence sequence ATCTTTTAGTTCGGTattaagtattatatatatatatatatatacatatatttctcTACTTGTGATGCTTCATGTGGCTACAGTTGAACGTTTGATCTAGCCAAAGACGGTAAGAACCTGTGATTGATGTAACTTTTATTGTATACTTGACATACGTATTCTAAGTATACGTACATGGACACTCACATATATCACCTTTCGaatctaaatattatttatatgagGTAAGAATTAAGACATATGTCATAACTCATAACATTGCTTTCCTCTTAGGATTTTCAGGGATAGAATTTGCAAAATGACAACACACAAAGAATTATTTGGATAATGGACAAGTGCTTagattgtaattaaaatttaacagaAGAGTACAAGTAATTAAGAAGGATGCCAAATGTAATGCGATAATATCATCATctatgtaaatatgtaatttcgAAATTGTTTCACCAGTAAACTTAGAGATCTAGTAAAATTGACCTCATAATGTTTACCaataatagacaaaaaaaaacataagttgtTCACGtgtaaataataacaaaaggtGGATGTcgaaaactataaaatataattgtctTTTCTTTCGTCATAATTCAAAAGCCAATGAAATTCCAACTTTTCATAGATGACCAATGAAATTCCAACTTCTTAAAAATATCTTCTGAAAAgaaatatcaaagaaaattcATAATGTCGACACGTAAACGCATTATCAATTccactcagtttttttttctttgtcatatttatgttttattctttgGCCACATCGCTGGTGAAGTTCGTATAAATTCATGTTCTGGTCCcctaaaaaaaaggaagagagtagtatatataaaagaaaagaacggatattttttattatttcaagaTGCTTCTCTCTGTTCAAAGGaaacaaccaaaaatcaaataaatatgatctctattaaattttaaacgTATCGAATCTCGTTTTATGGGGCGTACGTATGGCTTTGAGACAAACAATATGATAGTATTaaagggaaatttttttttccatttttggcTGCGAATATAATTTCCTTTTATGGGACATGGAACAACCAAAAAAGCTCATAAATAAAGATTCATCTTGCCTGTCGTTAAGAAAAGAATTGATTGTTAAATCAGCAAAGTTTTCacaatatatacaaaagaattggcaaaaaaacttactaatcaattatggaaaatattctagatttttttttactttatatccGTAGTTATTCTGATTGTCTTCGACCCGTAGGTCTGATCGATACAGACCTAGTGACCTACCGTACATTAGTATGGTACTATGGTCTTGACACCAAAATGGTGAAGTATTAATTCTTTTCTAAGTAATAAGTTGAAGTTGTAATAATGGAGTTAAatgttatcattttattttattttatcttatggctttgtttaacaaaacaaaatatcatttCTCCTACAAAATGGACAAAGATAAATATAACCACACCAAACTGAGTTATTACAAAAGGGAACAAATAAAGTACAAACTGCTAAAGTCAAATTAGCTAAGAACTATCACACCCATACAAACATAGATAACACAAACACCACTAAAGCCCACAAAATAAATTCgttcttgaaagataaaaaagtaGAAATTAAGGAGCAATGTAAACTCcgaaaaaataatgttttgatAAGAACATATGTACGCCGATGTTGATGGCAAATGACTCCAAAGAAAAGCTATCAATCTAAACCAACATCGTTTTCATCATATCTTCTGTATCGGAGTTGGACCGGCTCTTTGATCTGACAATGgggagaagaggaggagtttTTCCAGAAGTTTCTGACGTCAGCTCTTCAGCTCTCTCAGCTTGGACTGCCCAATCTGTTCTCAAGAGCGCACACAACATGAGAGAAGCACACGTTGCTTGAGCTGCAAGCAACCCGAGCCAGAGACCTGGAAACCCTTGTTTGAAAACAAACCCAAACAGAATAGCCACCGGCATGCCCACAAAGTAAAACGAACCCAAGTTTATGTTCGCACCAAGTGTTGGTCTTGCACAGCCTCTTAAGACCCCACAGCCGGTGGTTTGAGGACAGTTTCCGAGCTCACATAACCCCACAATGGGCAATGCGATTGAAGTCAGCTCAAGAATCTCTGCATCCGTGGTAAACAAGCGTCCCCACCGGTGTCTAATGAGCACAGCAAACATCATTGCCATTAGGCCTAAGGCGGTCGCACAGAAGAGTGAAACAATCATGGATATACGAGCTTTCCCAGGGCGTTTGGCCCCAAGCTCGTTGCTAATTCTTGTGGAGACACCAAGGCTGAGAGAGGATGGGAAAACGTAGACCAAAGCTGTTGTTTGGATCAAGATTCCCATTGAAGCCACGGTGGCTCTTGGGTTAGCCAAAAGTCCACACAAAATGATCATGAACTCGTACCACCACCACTCTAAACAAACAGACACACAAGTTGGTATGGCAAGAGAGAGCAAAGACGACCAACCTTTAAGAGCGTCAATAGTAAGTGGGGCCCATGTGTCACTATGCACGCTCGTGAAATACACAAAAGAAGATAAGAGGACTACAAGGTTGAGATTTGTCAAAACCATAGCTATTGCGACTCCCGCGACTCCCATCTCGAGTTTCACCACTAAGAGGAAGTTCAAAGGAACGTGGACGAGAACGGACACGGCCGTGGAGTACGTCACGGGCAATGTAATGTTTTGTGTTCGGAGGTAAATGCGAAGAGGGTGAAgtagagagaggaggaagaggtcAGGGATGGCGAATAGAAGGAACTTTTGAGCTACGGAGGAGATCTCTTCATCTTGGCCGCACCATAAGAGGATTCGCCGCATGTTGAGCCACGAGAAGGAGATCGGGACCGAgcaagagaggaggaggaggacggtTCTTTGAAGGGTTAGTCCTAAAAGCTTCATTTGTTTAGCTCCGTAGGCTTGGCCGCATATTGGTTCCATCCCCATGGACAAACCGGAGATGACGGAGTAGCCGGTGATATTGGCAAAGCCTATGGAGAGAGATCCTCCGGCCAACTCAAGCTCACCGAGGTAGCCTA is a genomic window containing:
- the LOC104750199 gene encoding protein DETOXIFICATION 48-like; translated protein: MCNSTPSSSSSSSSSSSLLSCKHKTHFSKLETCDNTDDPHYSEFTNNDSLDLKRWPTFHEGLEEVKAIGRISGPTAMTGLLMYSRAMISMLFLGYLGELELAGGSLSIGFANITGYSVISGLSMGMEPICGQAYGAKQMKLLGLTLQRTVLLLLSCSVPISFSWLNMRRILLWCGQDEEISSVAQKFLLFAIPDLFLLSLLHPLRIYLRTQNITLPVTYSTAVSVLVHVPLNFLLVVKLEMGVAGVAIAMVLTNLNLVVLLSSFVYFTSVHSDTWAPLTIDALKGWSSLLSLAIPTCVSVCLEWWWYEFMIILCGLLANPRATVASMGILIQTTALVYVFPSSLSLGVSTRISNELGAKRPGKARISMIVSLFCATALGLMAMMFAVLIRHRWGRLFTTDAEILELTSIALPIVGLCELGNCPQTTGCGVLRGCARPTLGANINLGSFYFVGMPVAILFGFVFKQGFPGLWLGLLAAQATCASLMLCALLRTDWAVQAERAEELTSETSGKTPPLLPIVRSKSRSNSDTEDMMKTMLV